A single region of the Fenollaria sporofastidiosus genome encodes:
- a CDS encoding DUF2207 family protein, with the protein MRRLLACIAAAIIIIFSFNSYASSDEIHSIDIKARLMDDGSLMVEETWKARAGSGTEFFIPKSHMRDIVIMDFKVSDEDGAYETVSNWNVDWTLAEKARKCGLHGTADGVELCFGKTELNKDKTYTLSYKMYRAAQSFSDMDGFNIRFVNDMMDPAPEKVSFELSLDGGEITKDNARVWGFGSDAPIVFEGGKVVVNEIADFSSESHLTVLFGLEKGIIHPISEGSGSFEELKNAALEGSDYGSRDDDIETEVPAEVPADNDDYYYPNYGRSNFFTRFIGTANPVVLPIIFIIFMSIVSSIMGIITKTRCRSENRLPSDIGYYRDLPLDGDILLNSAIYTVRSDFTIDNVVAAYFLKWIKDGNIELVKEKFIKGLIFKKDVLEDCFKIVKAPVTDDVMEDWLYKMITSASGDDLVLRNDELVRAFERGSVAEKFVKSYKENALSAATREDLIYRKSGFMLSSYNVYTERGREDAIKQLGFIKFLKDFTLINERELVEAYLWDDYLVLATLFGLGDKVLEKFKSINPSYTYAGYRGLDPVIMYHVVNNVGSSVNHAYHSNRSSASHGGGGGMSHGGGGGFSSGGSGGGGR; encoded by the coding sequence ATGAGAAGGCTCTTGGCATGCATCGCCGCAGCCATCATCATAATTTTCTCTTTTAATAGCTACGCATCCTCAGACGAGATCCACTCGATAGACATCAAGGCCAGACTTATGGACGACGGCTCGCTCATGGTAGAAGAGACGTGGAAGGCAAGGGCCGGTTCAGGCACCGAGTTTTTCATACCGAAGAGCCACATGCGTGACATAGTCATCATGGACTTCAAAGTCTCAGATGAAGATGGCGCTTACGAGACAGTCAGCAATTGGAACGTCGACTGGACCTTAGCTGAGAAGGCGCGCAAGTGCGGTCTACATGGCACAGCGGACGGAGTCGAGCTATGCTTTGGTAAAACAGAGCTAAACAAGGACAAGACCTACACACTTAGCTACAAGATGTACAGAGCGGCGCAAAGCTTTTCCGACATGGACGGCTTCAACATACGCTTTGTCAATGATATGATGGATCCTGCGCCAGAGAAGGTCTCCTTCGAGCTAAGCCTTGATGGTGGCGAGATCACAAAGGATAACGCACGCGTATGGGGCTTCGGTTCAGACGCGCCCATAGTCTTTGAAGGTGGCAAAGTCGTCGTGAACGAGATAGCAGACTTCAGTTCCGAGAGTCACCTAACAGTTCTCTTCGGTCTTGAAAAAGGCATCATACACCCCATTAGTGAGGGTAGCGGCAGCTTTGAAGAGCTTAAGAATGCTGCCTTAGAAGGCTCGGACTATGGTAGTCGTGATGATGATATAGAAACAGAAGTTCCTGCAGAAGTTCCTGCTGATAATGACGACTATTATTATCCAAACTATGGCAGATCTAATTTCTTCACGAGATTCATTGGCACTGCTAATCCAGTCGTTTTACCCATCATCTTCATAATCTTTATGTCCATCGTCTCATCGATTATGGGCATAATTACAAAGACTAGGTGCAGATCAGAAAACCGCTTGCCAAGCGATATTGGCTACTACCGCGACTTGCCGCTGGATGGCGATATACTTTTAAACTCAGCCATATACACAGTAAGGAGCGACTTTACTATCGATAATGTTGTTGCGGCATACTTCCTAAAGTGGATCAAAGACGGCAACATCGAGCTAGTTAAGGAGAAGTTCATTAAAGGGCTGATATTCAAAAAAGACGTTTTAGAAGACTGCTTCAAGATAGTCAAGGCACCCGTGACAGACGATGTCATGGAAGATTGGCTGTATAAGATGATTACGAGCGCCTCAGGTGACGACCTCGTGCTAAGAAACGATGAGCTTGTTAGAGCCTTCGAGCGCGGAAGCGTCGCCGAAAAGTTCGTAAAGAGCTACAAAGAGAATGCACTTAGTGCTGCTACAAGGGAAGATCTTATATATAGGAAGTCAGGCTTTATGCTTTCAAGCTACAATGTATACACAGAGCGCGGCCGCGAAGACGCGATTAAGCAGCTGGGCTTCATCAAGTTTTTAAAAGACTTCACACTGATTAATGAAAGAGAGCTAGTCGAAGCCTACTTGTGGGATGACTACCTAGTCCTTGCAACACTCTTTGGACTGGGAGATAAAGTCTTGGAGAAGTTCAAGAGCATAAACCCAAGCTACACATACGCAGGCTATAGAGGACTAGACCCAGTGATTATGTACCACGTTGTGAATAACGTAGGTTCATCCGTAAACCACGCCTACCATAGCAATAGATCCAGCGCCTCACATGGCGGAGGAGGAGGGATGTCGCATGGTGGCGGCGGAGGATTCTCATCCGGTGGTAGTGGAGGAGGAGGAAGATAG
- the pstB gene encoding phosphate ABC transporter ATP-binding protein PstB: MNKIEVKNVDLFYGDFQALKDVSITMPENKITAFIGPSGCGKSTMLKSLNRMNDLVDGVKITGEITLDGEDIYAPKVDVNELRKRIGMVFQQPNPFSMSIYDNIAYGPRVHGIKKKKDLDIIVERSLRGAALWDEVKDKLKRNALQISGGQQQRLCIARALAVEPEVLLMDEPTSALDPISTSKIEELCDSLKDHYTIVIVTHNMQQAARISDFCSFFFEGEIIESDQTSTIFQNPKNKKTEDYITGRFG; this comes from the coding sequence ATGAATAAAATTGAAGTTAAAAACGTTGACCTCTTTTATGGTGATTTTCAGGCTTTAAAAGACGTGTCAATAACAATGCCCGAGAACAAGATAACGGCCTTCATTGGTCCATCTGGCTGCGGTAAGTCAACTATGCTAAAGAGTTTAAATCGCATGAACGACCTTGTAGATGGCGTTAAGATTACTGGCGAGATCACTTTAGATGGCGAAGACATCTACGCGCCAAAGGTAGATGTGAACGAGCTTCGCAAGAGGATCGGCATGGTTTTTCAGCAGCCAAACCCCTTCAGCATGTCTATCTATGATAACATTGCTTATGGTCCTCGTGTGCACGGGATAAAAAAGAAAAAAGACCTTGACATCATCGTAGAGAGGTCGCTACGTGGCGCTGCTCTTTGGGACGAAGTAAAGGATAAATTAAAGAGAAATGCGCTTCAAATATCTGGAGGGCAGCAACAAAGACTATGTATAGCAAGGGCGCTAGCTGTTGAGCCAGAAGTTTTACTTATGGACGAGCCAACATCGGCCCTTGACCCAATATCTACATCTAAGATTGAAGAATTATGCGACTCACTTAAGGACCATTACACCATAGTCATAGTGACACACAACATGCAGCAAGCTGCTCGTATATCGGACTTTTGCTCTTTCTTTTTTGAAGGAGAAATAATCGAATCGGATCAAACGAGCACCATTTTCCAAAATCCAAAAAATAAAAAAACTGAAGACTACATTACTGGTCGTTTCGGTTAA
- the pstC gene encoding phosphate ABC transporter permease subunit PstC, whose amino-acid sequence MNKNFKETFMKYFFFIISLISVFALFLICYFIFSRGIPFVKEYGLKAFLFGKTWAPRNVPASYGIVSMVVGSVYTTLGAIIIGLPIGLLTAIYMAFYANKNIYKILEPAVQLMAGIPSIVYGFFALVVMVPLIRSAFGGDGMNIITASLLLGIMILPTIISICDSSLRAVPKSFYQGSVALGASKEISIFKVVVPAAKSGIISSFILGIGRAIGETMAVYLVAGNQPRIPTHLTQGVRTLTTNIVIEMAYATPKHLQALIATAMVLFIFILIINTIFYFIKGSEKNYE is encoded by the coding sequence ATGAATAAAAACTTTAAAGAGACTTTCATGAAGTATTTCTTCTTCATCATCTCTCTTATCTCAGTCTTTGCTCTTTTTTTGATATGCTACTTCATTTTTTCAAGAGGCATACCTTTTGTAAAAGAGTACGGACTTAAAGCATTTTTATTTGGCAAAACTTGGGCGCCTAGAAACGTTCCTGCCTCTTATGGCATAGTGTCCATGGTCGTAGGATCTGTATATACAACACTTGGCGCGATAATTATAGGTCTACCTATAGGCCTTTTAACAGCCATTTACATGGCATTTTACGCCAATAAAAATATATACAAAATACTTGAACCCGCTGTTCAGCTCATGGCAGGCATACCTTCAATTGTATATGGTTTCTTCGCTCTAGTAGTTATGGTGCCACTTATAAGAAGTGCATTTGGCGGCGACGGCATGAATATAATAACGGCTTCCCTACTTTTAGGAATAATGATACTTCCAACGATAATATCGATTTGCGATTCATCATTAAGAGCCGTCCCCAAATCCTTCTATCAAGGTTCGGTAGCTTTAGGCGCAAGCAAGGAAATCAGCATATTTAAAGTAGTGGTGCCCGCTGCAAAGAGCGGCATCATCTCATCTTTCATCTTAGGTATAGGTAGAGCCATCGGCGAGACTATGGCAGTTTACTTAGTTGCAGGCAATCAGCCAAGAATACCAACCCATCTTACACAAGGCGTTAGAACCTTAACAACAAACATCGTTATAGAGATGGCATACGCGACGCCAAAGCATTTGCAAGCGCTTATCGCGACAGCCATGGTTCTATTTATCTTTATTTTGATAATTAATACTATTTTCTACTTTATAAAAGGAAGTGAGAAGAATTATGAGTAA
- the pstA gene encoding phosphate ABC transporter permease PstA, protein MSKFLKILIKTAAYFTLGVLIFIILYISINGIPNLRLSLFAFKYTTENVSMLPSLITTLMVVVLTLVAAVPIGVASAIYLSEYANKGSKVVRLIRLGTESLAGIPSIIYGLFGLILFVYQLQMQYSVAACVLTAIIMVLPIIIRTSEEALLSVPDSFRKASYGLGAGKLSTIFKVVLPPAMNGILAGIILAIGRIVGETAAFIYTLGNTTGLPTALNQSGRTLALHMYSLSEEGFHVEESFATAFILLIVVVIINMLSTKLSRKVMSK, encoded by the coding sequence ATGAGTAAATTTTTAAAAATCTTGATTAAGACCGCTGCCTACTTTACATTAGGGGTGCTTATCTTCATAATCCTCTACATTTCTATCAATGGCATACCAAACTTAAGGCTGTCACTTTTTGCGTTTAAGTACACAACAGAAAACGTATCAATGCTGCCAAGCCTCATCACTACGCTAATGGTAGTCGTTTTGACTCTTGTGGCCGCCGTGCCCATAGGAGTCGCGAGCGCCATCTACCTAAGTGAATACGCGAATAAAGGCTCTAAAGTCGTTAGACTAATTAGGCTTGGAACAGAGTCACTAGCAGGGATACCCTCCATCATCTACGGACTTTTTGGCCTGATCCTTTTCGTTTATCAACTACAAATGCAATACAGTGTGGCTGCTTGCGTGTTAACCGCCATCATTATGGTTTTGCCAATTATAATCAGAACATCTGAAGAGGCGCTTCTTAGTGTGCCTGACTCGTTTAGAAAGGCATCTTATGGTTTAGGCGCAGGAAAGCTCTCGACCATATTTAAAGTAGTTTTGCCTCCAGCCATGAACGGAATTTTGGCTGGGATAATACTTGCGATAGGAAGGATAGTCGGCGAAACAGCCGCATTTATCTACACTCTAGGTAACACTACTGGCCTACCGACTGCCTTAAATCAATCCGGCAGGACACTGGCCCTCCACATGTACTCTTTGAGCGAAGAAGGTTTTCACGTTGAAGAAAGTTTTGCGACTGCCTTCATATTACTGATAGTGGTCGTCATCATTAACATGCTATCAACAAAATTATCAAGAAAGGTTATGAGTAAATAA
- a CDS encoding substrate-binding domain-containing protein, protein MTKKLISLMLVLVLALSLVACSKGEDKPEETATETKTEEKTEEKAPEASNEPITVISREDGSGTRGAFIEITGIEEKDGDQKVDKTTIDAVVQKSTNAVLMTVNGDKNAIGYISLGSLNDSVKAVKVEGVEASAENVLNASYKIARPFNIVYKGELNGLKKDFLDFMMSKEGQEMVLENKYVQVDTAAAEYKQNSQSGKLVIGGSTSVTPLMEKFAEKYMEMYPEVKIEIQATGSSAGIQAAIQGAADLGMASRDLSDEEKAELTNVVIAKDGIAVIVHNDNAVEDLTLDQIKAIFVGDIKTWGDIK, encoded by the coding sequence ATGACAAAAAAATTAATTTCATTAATGCTAGTACTTGTATTAGCTCTATCACTAGTAGCTTGCTCTAAGGGCGAGGATAAACCAGAGGAAACAGCTACTGAAACAAAAACAGAAGAAAAAACTGAAGAAAAAGCACCTGAAGCTTCTAACGAACCTATCACTGTAATATCAAGAGAAGACGGTTCTGGTACTAGAGGAGCCTTCATCGAAATCACTGGCATAGAAGAAAAAGACGGCGACCAAAAGGTTGACAAAACAACTATTGACGCTGTTGTTCAAAAATCTACTAACGCTGTGCTAATGACTGTTAACGGCGACAAAAATGCCATCGGCTACATCTCTTTAGGCTCTTTAAACGATAGCGTTAAGGCTGTCAAGGTTGAAGGCGTAGAAGCAAGCGCTGAAAACGTTCTAAACGCTTCATATAAGATTGCAAGACCATTCAACATTGTTTACAAAGGCGAGCTAAACGGACTTAAGAAGGACTTCCTTGACTTTATGATGTCTAAGGAAGGTCAAGAAATGGTTCTTGAAAACAAATACGTGCAAGTTGACACTGCAGCAGCTGAATACAAACAAAATTCTCAAAGTGGTAAGCTTGTTATAGGCGGCTCAACTTCTGTTACTCCTCTTATGGAAAAGTTTGCTGAAAAATACATGGAGATGTACCCAGAAGTTAAGATTGAAATACAAGCAACTGGCTCATCTGCTGGTATACAAGCTGCTATACAAGGCGCAGCTGACCTAGGTATGGCTTCAAGAGACCTATCTGACGAGGAAAAAGCAGAATTAACAAATGTAGTTATCGCAAAAGATGGTATCGCTGTTATAGTTCATAATGACAACGCAGTAGAAGACTTGACACTTGATCAAATCAAAGCCATCTTCGTAGGAGATATCAAAACTTGGGGCGACATTAAATAA
- a CDS encoding response regulator transcription factor yields MIYIVEDDRSIRELVLYALHNENYKAEGFENSDELFLALKKETPTLIMLDIMLPGMSGLEILDKMKKDAALKNIPVIMLTAKTSEFDKITGLDRGADDYITKPFSVLELLARVRALLRRSKVSEGEVLEYAGITLDYEKRIAKVDGREISLTYKEFELLYFLLSNPNIVLTRDRLIEKIWGYDFEGETRTVDVHIASIRSKIEPYQGIIKTIRSLGYKVGDAK; encoded by the coding sequence ATGATTTATATAGTTGAAGACGACAGAAGCATTAGAGAATTAGTTCTATATGCTCTGCACAATGAAAATTACAAGGCTGAAGGCTTTGAGAATAGCGATGAATTATTTCTCGCGCTTAAAAAAGAGACGCCAACACTTATAATGCTCGACATCATGCTGCCTGGTATGAGCGGCCTTGAAATACTTGATAAAATGAAAAAAGATGCTGCACTAAAGAATATCCCTGTGATAATGCTAACAGCAAAAACAAGTGAGTTTGATAAGATTACAGGCCTTGATAGAGGTGCCGATGACTACATCACAAAGCCATTTAGCGTCTTGGAGCTCTTGGCAAGAGTTAGAGCCCTACTTAGACGCAGCAAAGTAAGTGAAGGCGAGGTCCTTGAGTACGCAGGCATAACTCTTGACTACGAAAAAAGAATCGCAAAAGTCGATGGACGCGAAATTTCTCTAACATATAAAGAATTCGAGCTACTCTACTTTTTACTATCAAACCCAAACATCGTTTTGACTAGAGATAGACTTATAGAAAAGATTTGGGGCTACGATTTTGAAGGAGAAACAAGAACCGTTGACGTTCACATCGCCTCAATTAGATCCAAGATTGAGCCATATCAAGGCATAATCAAGACTATCAGAAGCCTTGGCTACAAAGTTGGTGATGCTAAATGA
- a CDS encoding mechanosensitive ion channel family protein — protein MFDKLKLHLMNEAGGLNTLGRVALAALYLVIAIVVIKVIGIIIARLARKKYDKLRAIDAKRVKTVLSVMKSFVTIIIIFTWFLSALRIFGVNTSAIITTAGIGGIAISFGAKSLVEDIISGIFLMLEDSFVIGDDITVAGKTGIVERISLRTTTIRDYNGELHVVPNGEIRVVTNRNKNIQRALINVPIAYDADAKKAVDLLTEALKPVNDDHAVIEDVSVWGITDFASSGIVITCAAKTIPGEQWRVERVMRSVALGVLNENNIRVLDKSIVIDK, from the coding sequence ATGTTTGATAAATTAAAATTGCATCTAATGAATGAAGCAGGAGGCCTTAACACACTTGGCAGAGTAGCGCTAGCAGCCTTGTACCTAGTCATCGCCATAGTCGTGATAAAGGTTATAGGTATAATCATCGCAAGGCTTGCAAGAAAGAAGTACGACAAGCTCAGAGCCATCGACGCGAAGAGAGTTAAGACAGTCCTTAGCGTTATGAAGAGCTTCGTTACGATCATTATAATATTTACCTGGTTTCTGTCAGCTTTAAGGATATTCGGAGTCAACACCTCAGCCATCATCACAACAGCTGGGATAGGCGGTATCGCAATCTCCTTCGGGGCCAAGAGTCTTGTTGAGGACATAATCAGCGGCATCTTTCTTATGCTTGAAGATAGCTTCGTGATTGGCGACGACATCACAGTTGCGGGCAAAACAGGTATAGTTGAGAGGATAAGCCTGCGCACAACGACTATACGCGACTACAACGGCGAGTTGCACGTTGTGCCTAATGGCGAGATCAGAGTCGTTACTAACAGGAACAAGAACATACAAAGAGCGCTGATCAACGTGCCGATAGCCTACGATGCAGACGCGAAGAAGGCAGTAGATCTTTTGACCGAGGCGCTAAAGCCAGTTAACGACGACCACGCCGTGATCGAGGATGTGAGCGTGTGGGGCATCACCGACTTTGCATCTAGTGGTATAGTGATTACTTGCGCTGCCAAGACTATACCTGGTGAGCAGTGGAGAGTGGAGAGAGTGATGAGAAGCGTTGCTTTAGGTGTTTTAAATGAAAATAATATTAGGGTGCTAGATAAGAGCATTGTAATTGATAAATAG
- the phoU gene encoding phosphate signaling complex protein PhoU, which yields MVRTRYINELENLKNEIILYSATVEKMLMDMKVIIEEAPDSSDLADKLSVLEAKDEEIRGFSRDIETLCLKIMSTQQPVAKDLRFVSSTLNIIRNIEKIGGHVIEVAGLLKFTNALEDFTEEILDMCLSTKKMLKSAIDAFITGDLEESYKVIASDDKIDDLFSHIMNEVATKISEKKEGALRLIDIIQVAKYFERIGDNAEAIADWSVFSITAKHYE from the coding sequence ATGGTAAGAACAAGATACATTAACGAGTTAGAAAATTTAAAAAACGAAATCATTTTATATAGTGCTACAGTTGAAAAAATGCTGATGGATATGAAGGTCATCATCGAAGAGGCGCCAGATAGCTCTGATTTAGCGGATAAGCTAAGTGTGCTCGAAGCAAAAGATGAAGAAATACGCGGCTTTAGTAGAGATATCGAAACGCTTTGCCTTAAGATTATGTCGACGCAGCAACCCGTTGCAAAGGATTTAAGGTTTGTCTCGTCAACTTTGAATATCATTAGAAATATTGAAAAGATTGGCGGCCACGTGATTGAGGTCGCTGGCCTTTTAAAATTCACAAATGCACTCGAAGACTTCACTGAAGAGATTTTGGATATGTGCCTATCAACTAAGAAAATGCTTAAGAGCGCGATTGATGCCTTTATCACTGGCGACTTGGAAGAGAGCTACAAGGTCATCGCCTCTGATGACAAGATTGACGACTTGTTCAGTCACATTATGAATGAAGTCGCCACTAAGATTAGCGAGAAAAAAGAGGGCGCTCTAAGGCTCATAGACATAATTCAAGTAGCGAAGTACTTCGAAAGGATTGGCGACAACGCAGAGGCTATCGCGGACTGGAGCGTTTTTTCAATCACAGCAAAGCACTATGAGTAG
- a CDS encoding alpha/beta fold hydrolase: protein MKKIKDIIKTIEKAKHAVDNMVQGEDAASEDCGRPIIFIPGIIGSELFSIDEALVGEEERKVGMIAREKEAQAKRLWLPLNYDKEELNRDLNIKNEAYGLQEGDLRYAKIFDRHTGPGASYAMLFNALIINFPKRPIYLFSYDWRKSNTVTSEKLAEFIKSVAGARGKVDIVAHSMGGLVSAHYMHEHSHRVEKYISFCTPYEGAPHAYNEMSSGNILGGVADIVLEKLFGIDQEVVEDYEGLVELYPTDKMLKAYPYQWITDEKAFDDLASKKYKSYDDMLEALHRKAASANVSVKDVESRMKDYLGKTRFDRFTKNAKSYRRYKSFSGHVNLLKRDKSMFIVGEGITTQVSGCYRKDEDGSLVLKAMLTKEGDGQVPLYSACMGLRLEEMDADTRKRFKVMKGTHMGILMNIKALEIMCNFLKDR, encoded by the coding sequence ATGAAAAAGATAAAAGACATTATTAAGACTATAGAAAAGGCAAAGCACGCCGTCGATAACATGGTGCAAGGAGAGGACGCTGCAAGTGAAGACTGTGGTAGACCCATCATCTTCATACCAGGCATCATTGGTAGTGAGCTCTTTAGTATAGACGAGGCTCTAGTTGGCGAAGAAGAGCGCAAGGTCGGCATGATTGCGCGCGAGAAGGAGGCTCAGGCAAAGAGGCTGTGGCTACCCTTAAACTATGACAAAGAAGAGCTAAACAGGGACCTTAACATCAAAAACGAGGCTTATGGTCTGCAAGAGGGCGACCTTAGGTATGCGAAGATCTTCGATAGGCACACAGGACCTGGCGCGTCGTATGCGATGCTTTTTAACGCGCTTATAATTAATTTTCCGAAAAGACCCATCTACCTTTTCTCCTACGATTGGCGTAAGTCAAACACAGTTACTAGCGAGAAGCTTGCGGAGTTCATCAAGAGCGTTGCAGGAGCGAGGGGCAAGGTCGATATAGTTGCGCACAGCATGGGAGGCCTTGTGAGCGCCCACTATATGCACGAACACTCGCACAGAGTCGAAAAGTATATATCTTTTTGTACGCCGTATGAGGGAGCGCCGCATGCCTACAACGAGATGAGCAGTGGCAATATTTTAGGCGGCGTTGCGGACATCGTCTTGGAGAAGCTCTTTGGCATAGACCAAGAGGTTGTTGAGGACTACGAGGGACTTGTGGAGCTATATCCAACGGATAAGATGCTGAAGGCCTACCCATACCAATGGATTACAGACGAGAAGGCCTTTGACGATTTGGCTTCGAAGAAGTACAAAAGCTACGATGATATGCTTGAGGCGCTGCACAGAAAGGCTGCGTCGGCAAATGTCAGCGTGAAAGATGTAGAGTCTCGCATGAAGGACTACCTCGGCAAGACACGCTTTGACCGCTTTACAAAAAATGCAAAGAGCTACAGAAGGTACAAAAGCTTCTCGGGTCATGTAAACTTACTTAAGCGCGACAAGTCCATGTTCATAGTGGGGGAAGGCATCACAACGCAAGTTTCAGGCTGCTACAGAAAGGACGAAGACGGAAGTCTTGTATTAAAGGCGATGCTTACTAAGGAAGGCGACGGACAAGTGCCACTTTACTCTGCATGCATGGGGCTAAGGCTTGAGGAGATGGATGCTGACACAAGAAAGAGGTTCAAGGTAATGAAGGGCACACACATGGGCATACTTATGAACATCAAGGCTCTTGAAATTATGTGTAATTTTTTGAAAGATAGATAG
- a CDS encoding LemA family protein: MPIITIILIVLALVALFFISEQRKFVFLSENIDNALANIEVNLNSRWDALKALASAVKSYSEHEFETLSAIIDKRSASAKSAAGVSEGEALLGSALSRINAVAESYPELKASELYTRTMDSINDYEGKVRVSRMVYNDSVTKLNRAVKMFPSSIVAGVLGINAKDYLVVDDNKKDMPNLEFR, encoded by the coding sequence ATGCCAATAATAACAATTATTCTTATAGTGCTTGCACTTGTGGCACTATTCTTCATTTCAGAGCAAAGAAAATTCGTTTTCCTAAGCGAAAACATTGACAACGCTCTTGCAAACATCGAGGTAAACCTTAACTCGCGTTGGGACGCATTAAAGGCACTTGCTAGTGCAGTTAAGTCCTACTCAGAGCACGAGTTCGAGACACTTTCAGCCATCATTGATAAGCGCAGCGCGAGCGCAAAATCAGCCGCAGGCGTGAGTGAAGGCGAAGCGCTACTAGGAAGCGCACTATCAAGGATTAATGCCGTTGCAGAGAGCTACCCTGAGCTTAAGGCATCAGAGCTTTACACTAGGACCATGGACTCGATTAACGACTACGAAGGCAAAGTTAGAGTCAGCCGCATGGTATACAACGACAGCGTTACAAAGCTTAACAGAGCTGTGAAGATGTTCCCTTCATCCATAGTTGCAGGCGTTTTAGGCATTAACGCGAAAGACTACTTAGTTGTCGATGACAACAAGAAAGACATGCCAAACTTGGAGTTCAGATAA